The window CAGCCTGGCCACCCCGCAACGGATCGCCATCGACGACCGCGGGTGCACGCTCACCTACGGGGAGCTGGAACGCCGGGCGGACCGCCTCGCAACCGGTATGAAAACCGCCGGCTACGTTCCGGGGGACCGGGTTGCGACCCTCACCGGCAACAGCTCGGACCACGTAGTGGTGTTCTTCGCCTGCGCCAAGGCCGGCCTGGTCCTGGTCCCGCTGTCCTGGCGGCTCGCGGCCCAGGAACTCGCTGCGCAGCTTGAGCTCGCGGACCCGCAGCTGCTGCTGGTCGAGGACGAGCTCGACTCGCTCGCCGCGGCGGCGTGCATCCTGCTGGCGCACCGGCCGCGCACCGCGGCGCTCGGTCCCGGCGGCATTGAAAAGTCCGTGCCCCCGCCGTCCCGGACCCTCAGCCAGAGGCGGAGCGAAGCAAGCAGGGAAGTGCGGGACGAAGACCCCCTCCTGATGATTTTCACGTCCGGCACGGAAGGTGCCAGCAAAGCCGCGGTCCTGACCCATGCGAACTGCTTCTGGACCAACCTGTCGCTGTCCCGGACGATGGATCTGGGCAGCACCGACGTCGTCCTGGCCGTGCTGCCGCAGTTCCACGTCGGCGGGTGGAACATCCAGCCCCTGCTGGCCTGGTGGACCGGTGCCACCGTAGTCCTGGAACGCGGCTTCGAACCCGGCCGTGTCCTGCAGCTCATCGCGGAGCGGCGCGTGAGCATGCTCATGGGCGTCCCCACCCAGTACCTGATGCTGGCCGAACACCCCGATTTTGCGTCCGCAGAGCTTGGCAGCCTGCGGCACGCCGTGGTGGGCGGGGCACCCATGCCGGCGCCGCTGCTGCGGATCTGGCACCGCAGGGGAGTGGCGCTGAGCCAGGGCTACGGCCTCACCGAGGCGTCACCCAATGTGCTCTGCCTGCCCAACGAGGACGCCGCCCGGATGGTGGGGTATTCGGGAAAACCGTACCCGCACGTCGCCGTCGCGGTGGCTGATCCCGTGACCGGGGCGGTCCTCGACGGCGCCGCCACCGGCGAACTGCTGGTGGGCGGCCCGGGGGTCTTCGCCGGCTACTTCCGCGACCCGGCCGCGACGGCTGCCGTCCTGGCGGGGGACTGGCTGCGCACCGGTGACCTCGTGGAACGCGACGCCGAGGGGTACATCAAAGTGTTGGACCGGCTCAAGGACATCTTCATTTCCGGTGGCGAGAACGTGGCTCCGGCCGAGGTCGAGGCGGTGCTGCTGGCCCATCCTGCCGTTGCCCAGGCCGCCGTCGTTGGTGTGGAGGATGCGCGCTGGGGCGAAACCGGTGTCGCCTTCGTGGTGGTCCGCCCGGGCCTGGCGACAGACGGACAGGAACTCCTCGACCATTGCGCGGCGCTGCTGGCGCCGTTCAAAGTCCCCGCCCGCATCGAGATGGTCGGCGCCCTGCCCCGGACGGCGCTGAACAAGGTGCTGCGCGCCAGGCTGCGGCAACAGCTTGAGGGCCGCGGAACTGCAGGACGTCCCGACACCCCGGACACGCCCCCCGGAGCCGCGTCCGGGTCTGTGGCCTTCTCGCGTCCCGTGACCGGCGGCGGGCTGTGAGCGCCGTGCCGCGCACTGCGCGGGGCACCCGAACGCGCGCCAAGCTGCTGCAGGCGGCCGAGACGGTCTTCGCGTCGGTCGGGTACCACGAGGCCTCCATCGTCAAGATCACCGAGGAAGCGGGGGTCGGCCTCGGCACTTTTTACCTGTACTTCGAGGGCAAACAGGCCATTTTCGACGAGGTCGTCGAGGACTTGAACCGGCGGGTCCGGCACGCCATGACCGACGCCGCCCGCTCCGCCGGCAACCGGCTTGCGGCCGAACGCGCGGGGTTCCGCGCCTTCTTCAAGTTCACGGCGGAACATCCCGCGCTGTACCGGATTATCCGCCAGGCCGAGTTCGTCTCGCCAGGGGCTCTGCGGCTGCACTACACCCGGATCGTCAACGGCTACATCGAAGGACTTAAAGCCGCGCAACTCAGCGGCGAAGTCCGGGCGATGGATCCCACCGTGGCGGCCTGGGCCCTGATGGGCATCGGTGAGCTGATCGGCATGCGCTGGGTGCTCTGGGACGAGGAGGGCGTCGAACCCTTGCAGGGTGCCCGGCCGGACGTCCCGGAGGACGTCTTTGAGGAAATGATGCAGTTCATCGAACGGGCGCTCGCCCCGGCACCGGCGGACGTTCCTGTGGCCGGCCCCGCTCCAAGCACCATCCAGACCCAGGAAGGGACAGCCCCATGAGCCAGGAAACCAGCAATCCCAGCTACCGAACCACTGACGTTGAGGTCCGTGGCGGAACCCTGCACACCGCCCTCTGGGGACCCGAGGACCCGGCCGCCCCGACCATCCTCGCGGTCCACGGCGTCACAGCCTCGCACATGGCGTGGGCGGTGCTGGCCCACGAGCTGCCGGACATCCGGATCATCGCCCCCGACCTGCGGGGCCGGGGCCGGAGCAACGCGCTGCCTGCGCCCTACGGAATGCCGTCCCACGCCGGGGACCTCGCCGCGGTGCTGGGCGCGCTCAGCACCGGGCCCGTCGTGGTGGTGGGCCACTCCATGGGCGCCTTCGCGTCCCTGGTCCTCGCGAACCTGTTCCCCGAGCGCGTGCGGTCCCTGGTGCTGGTCGACGGCGGATTGCCGCTGCAGGTTCCGGCGGACCTGAGCGACGAACAGATCGTGGCCGCCGTGCTGGGTCCCGCGGCGGAGCGCCTGAACGCCACCTTCGCCAGCCGGGAGGTGTACCGCAGCTTCTGGAAACAGCACCCGGCTTTCAGCGCTGACTGGGGCCCCTTCGTGGAGGACTATGTCGACTACGACCTCACCGGAGAGGAACCGTTGCTCCGGCCGGCCACCCAGTACCGGGCCATGGCCGATGACACTGGGGAACTGCACCGCGGCGCCTCCCTCCTGAGAGCCTTGGACGAACTGGCGGTGGAGACCCTCGTGCTGCGGGCACCGCGCGGGCTGCTCAACGAGCCCGGCGGCCTGTACGCGCCCGGCTACCTGGACGCCTGGGCGGAGAAATTGCCGGCCTTGACCGTCCGGGAAGTTCCGGATGTCAACCATTACACGATCATTATGGGCGCGGCCGGAGCTGCTGCCGTCGCGGACACTGTCCGGGAGGCCCTGGCCGCAGCCTGAGCTCCGGCGGCCAGTGCAGCCGGACCGTCAGAGGGCTTCCTCCAGGATCCTGGTTTTCGGGGCGCCCTGGAGGGCAGGTGCCGCCGCCGGGGACGTCCAGACGTTCGCCTTCAGGTTGGCCAGCAGTGCTTCCGCCTGGGACCGAAGCGTGAAGTCGAGTTCGACCACAACGTAGTGCGGGTCCTCCACCGGCCGGCTAATCCGGTGCGCGATCACGCCCGACGCCGCCCGCCCGACGGGATCCCGATCAAACGCGCTCTTCCAGAGACCAAAATCCGCAATGCCGTGCTCAATCTGCAAGGTGTACATGCCAATCCCTCCTGCGTTGTCCTGTGCCCCCGAATGCGGGGATATTTCACCGTAGGCGCACCCCGGTGCCTCGGACATCCCAGAAATCTGGTGACGGCGGCCGGACTCAGCGCCGGGTGGCCGGGCGCATGGGCGCGGCTTGGAACATACTGAACTCATGACCACCAGCTGGGCGTTCAGCCGGAGCCTGGAGCGCCTGGGGCAGCTCTGCCGGGACATGCTCGATGACAAGGAGCTGCGCCGGGAAGTGCTTGCCGAACTCGGCGCAAGGGTGCCGTTCAGCGCCTACGCCTGGCCCCTGACGGATCCGGAATCGGCTACCGGCATCGCCCCGATGGCCCGGATCCCCTGCCCGGACAAACTACCGGAGCTCATCCGGCTCAAGTACGTGACACCGCAGGGCCGTTGGACGGCGCTAATGCGTTCGCCGCGGCCCGCAGCGACCCTCCTCACGGCCACGGGCGGAGATCCTGCGCGCAGTCCGTTATGGAGCGGGCTGTTGATCCACCACGGGGTGGCGGACGTGCTCTCAACCGTCTTTGCTGACAAACATGGCTGCTGGGGCTGGCTGGACCTCTGGCGTATCGGGAACGACGGCACCTTTTCCGCTGTGGAGACCAACTATCTCGCAACGGCCGCGCCGATGGTGGCGGCCGGCCTTCGGCGGAGCCGTGCAGCCCAATGCCGGCGGGACGCGGAGGCCGGGGGCACCGCCGCCGCCGTCCGGCAGCCACTGCCGCCACAGGCCGTGCTGACCCTGGACGAGGCCCTGGCCGTGGCGGGGCAGACGGTTTCGGCCGGGGAGTGGTTGAAGCTGCTGCAGCGGGGGCCGCGGCCGTACCAGGACGTGCCGGCGGAGGTCCTCAACGTCGCCGCCCAGCTGCTGGCCCGCGAGGCCGGGGTGGACACCCACCCTGCCATGTCGCGGGTCTCCGTCGGCGACGGCAACTGGGCGCTGCTGCGCGCCACCCGAATGGTGGGGGGCCGGTGGGGGGCGACTCCTCCGCTCGCGGTGACCATCCAGGAATGCCCGGCGGCGGACCGGCTTGAGGTTTTCGCCCGCTGCTTCGCGCTCACCCCGCAGCAGCACCGGCTGCTCGAACTTACCGCTGGGGGACTCAGCACGGCGGAGCTGGCCGCGGTCCTGGGGATCCGTCCCTACACCGTGCAGGACCAGTTCAAGGCTGTGTTCGCTGTCTGCGGTGTCCGGAGCCGCAGCGCGCTGCTGGGCCTGGCTCTAGGCACCGCAGCCAGGCCGGCCGGCACCGGCCCGGCCTCCGGGAGGTCGTAGGGCGCTGCCGCGGGGAGCCGGAACCGGCTAGCCGCCGGCGAAAGGCGGCAGGACGTCGATGACGTCGTCCGGTTGCACCGCCGCCGTCCGGGTCCGGACGGCCACCTCGTTGAGAAGGAAGCTGCTCCGGGACAGCAGGCGCGCCAGCGGCGGGGTCCCGGCGGGGGGCTCCGGCCGTTCGACGGCGAGGATGGCGTCCAGGAGCGCGGCGACCGTGGCGCCGGCGGGAAGCTCGAAGTGTTCCTCCTCGACGCCGGCGGCAGCGCGCGCGGCAGCGAAGTAACGTACGTTCACAGGTGGTTCAGCCTCCGATGGCGCTCATGCTGCGGTCCGGCTGGACGAAGTCCGGGGCGTCCAGTCCCACGTGGTCCATGCCGTGGGCCTTGGGCTTGATCCACATGGCGTCCTGCCAGCGTTCGGCAAGCTGTGCGTCGCTGGCGCCCTCCCGGAGCAGCCCCAGAAGGTCCACTTCTTCGCGGGAGAACAGACAGCTCATGATCTTGCCCTCGGCAGTGATGCGGGTGCGCCGGCAGTCGGAGCAGAACGGCTCAGTTACGGAGGCGATGATTCCCACGGTCCCCAGGACGGGTCCGGCGGCCTCGTCGGTGCCGGGAACCCTCGCCCGGACCTCGAAGCGTTCCGCCGGGGCGCCGTCGCGGTCCCGCGGATCGGCGCTGAGCACGTAGTCGACGGAGAGGAGTTCGCGGATCTCCGCGGCGGTGATCATGTTCCGGCGGGTCCAGCCGTGGTCGGCGTCGAGCGGCATCTGCTCGATGAAGCGCAGTTCATAGCCGCGGCCCAGCGCCCACGCCAGCAGGGACGGGGACTCGGCGTCATTGATGCCGCGCATCAGAACGGCGTTGAGTTTCACCGGTCCCAGCCCGGCGGCCCACGCGGCGTCCACGCCGGCCAGGACCTTATTCAGGAACGGCCGGCGCGTCAGCTGGGTGAACGTCTCCTCATGGAGCGAGTCCAGCGACACGTTGATGCGGGTCAGGCCCGCGGCCTTCAACGCAGCGGCCTTCTTATCCAGCCCGACGGCGTTCGTCGTCATGGAGATCGGAAGGTCGGGGTGGGCGAGGCGAAGTGCAGAAATGATGTCCAGCAGATCGGCCCGGACCAGCGGTTCGCCGCCGGTAAGCCGCAGCTCGCGAACGCCCAACGTGTCGACGCCGATCCGCACGATGCGGACGATCTCCTCGGCTGACATCACGGCCTGTTTGGAGAGCCACTCCAGGCCCTCCGCCGGCATGCAGTAGGTACAGCGCAAATTGCATTTATCCGTCAGGGAGAGCCTCATGTCGGTGGCGCGCCGTCCGTAACGGTCGACGAGGCCGGCGGGCATGCCGTCCGGCCGCCCGCCCAACTGCGCACTTGAGGAGCCCGCACCGGGGCTGTCATCCGCGCGGGGCTGGGGCATACCTAGCTGAACACTCATAAATTCAGGCTACGCCACCGCGGGGCCGGCAACACCGCCGCGGGCCCGATTCCGCCGGCAGCGTTCCATTCGCCGCGGACAAATCTATGCTGGAGGAGTGAACAGCACCCCGCATGATCAACCCGGCGCTCCGATCGGCACACCGCGGAGCGCCCGGCGCCTGGCTGAGGTCCCGCTTGCCGAAGTCCCGCCGGAGAGTGGGCGGC is drawn from Micrococcaceae bacterium Sec5.8 and contains these coding sequences:
- a CDS encoding AMP-binding protein, which gives rise to MIPADGLHTLGRWTTDRSLATPQRIAIDDRGCTLTYGELERRADRLATGMKTAGYVPGDRVATLTGNSSDHVVVFFACAKAGLVLVPLSWRLAAQELAAQLELADPQLLLVEDELDSLAAAACILLAHRPRTAALGPGGIEKSVPPPSRTLSQRRSEASREVRDEDPLLMIFTSGTEGASKAAVLTHANCFWTNLSLSRTMDLGSTDVVLAVLPQFHVGGWNIQPLLAWWTGATVVLERGFEPGRVLQLIAERRVSMLMGVPTQYLMLAEHPDFASAELGSLRHAVVGGAPMPAPLLRIWHRRGVALSQGYGLTEASPNVLCLPNEDAARMVGYSGKPYPHVAVAVADPVTGAVLDGAATGELLVGGPGVFAGYFRDPAATAAVLAGDWLRTGDLVERDAEGYIKVLDRLKDIFISGGENVAPAEVEAVLLAHPAVAQAAVVGVEDARWGETGVAFVVVRPGLATDGQELLDHCAALLAPFKVPARIEMVGALPRTALNKVLRARLRQQLEGRGTAGRPDTPDTPPGAASGSVAFSRPVTGGGL
- a CDS encoding TetR/AcrR family transcriptional regulator → MSAVPRTARGTRTRAKLLQAAETVFASVGYHEASIVKITEEAGVGLGTFYLYFEGKQAIFDEVVEDLNRRVRHAMTDAARSAGNRLAAERAGFRAFFKFTAEHPALYRIIRQAEFVSPGALRLHYTRIVNGYIEGLKAAQLSGEVRAMDPTVAAWALMGIGELIGMRWVLWDEEGVEPLQGARPDVPEDVFEEMMQFIERALAPAPADVPVAGPAPSTIQTQEGTAP
- a CDS encoding alpha/beta hydrolase — its product is MSQETSNPSYRTTDVEVRGGTLHTALWGPEDPAAPTILAVHGVTASHMAWAVLAHELPDIRIIAPDLRGRGRSNALPAPYGMPSHAGDLAAVLGALSTGPVVVVGHSMGAFASLVLANLFPERVRSLVLVDGGLPLQVPADLSDEQIVAAVLGPAAERLNATFASREVYRSFWKQHPAFSADWGPFVEDYVDYDLTGEEPLLRPATQYRAMADDTGELHRGASLLRALDELAVETLVLRAPRGLLNEPGGLYAPGYLDAWAEKLPALTVREVPDVNHYTIIMGAAGAAAVADTVREALAAA
- a CDS encoding LuxR family transcriptional regulator, with translation MTTSWAFSRSLERLGQLCRDMLDDKELRREVLAELGARVPFSAYAWPLTDPESATGIAPMARIPCPDKLPELIRLKYVTPQGRWTALMRSPRPAATLLTATGGDPARSPLWSGLLIHHGVADVLSTVFADKHGCWGWLDLWRIGNDGTFSAVETNYLATAAPMVAAGLRRSRAAQCRRDAEAGGTAAAVRQPLPPQAVLTLDEALAVAGQTVSAGEWLKLLQRGPRPYQDVPAEVLNVAAQLLAREAGVDTHPAMSRVSVGDGNWALLRATRMVGGRWGATPPLAVTIQECPAADRLEVFARCFALTPQQHRLLELTAGGLSTAELAAVLGIRPYTVQDQFKAVFAVCGVRSRSALLGLALGTAARPAGTGPASGRS
- a CDS encoding MoaD/ThiS family protein, with product MNVRYFAAARAAAGVEEEHFELPAGATVAALLDAILAVERPEPPAGTPPLARLLSRSSFLLNEVAVRTRTAAVQPDDVIDVLPPFAGG
- the moaA gene encoding GTP 3',8-cyclase MoaA; this translates as MSVQLGMPQPRADDSPGAGSSSAQLGGRPDGMPAGLVDRYGRRATDMRLSLTDKCNLRCTYCMPAEGLEWLSKQAVMSAEEIVRIVRIGVDTLGVRELRLTGGEPLVRADLLDIISALRLAHPDLPISMTTNAVGLDKKAAALKAAGLTRINVSLDSLHEETFTQLTRRPFLNKVLAGVDAAWAAGLGPVKLNAVLMRGINDAESPSLLAWALGRGYELRFIEQMPLDADHGWTRRNMITAAEIRELLSVDYVLSADPRDRDGAPAERFEVRARVPGTDEAAGPVLGTVGIIASVTEPFCSDCRRTRITAEGKIMSCLFSREEVDLLGLLREGASDAQLAERWQDAMWIKPKAHGMDHVGLDAPDFVQPDRSMSAIGG